One genomic segment of Esox lucius isolate fEsoLuc1 chromosome 15, fEsoLuc1.pri, whole genome shotgun sequence includes these proteins:
- the ythdf2 gene encoding YTH domain-containing family protein 2 yields the protein MSASSLLEQRPKGQGNKVQNGAVTQKDTLNDDEFEPYLNTQARQSNAYTAMSDSYMPSYYSPSIGFSYSLNEAAWSTGGDPPMPYLASYGQLSNGEHHFLPDAMFGQPGPLGSNPFLGQHGFNFFPSGIDFSAWSNSSSQGQSTQSSGYSSSYAYAPSSLGGAMIDGQSPFAQNEPLNKAPGMNSLDQGMSGLKIGAGDMGAPKVVGSGLPGGTLNHAHSQVSGGAPSMPLAPVSMAPAKPASWADIASKPAKPQPKLKTKGGVAGTNLPPPPIKHNMDIGTWDNKGTMPKASTPQQAPLPSNGQPTNQASPHPGATAGGTPHLPLSNGQLVAPSAQMGQHQTPPNGQLQFSQGPPLASQPSQPTRWVPPRNRTNGFGDAGGGPGQSPPNSGVGGVPVPSDPHPVLEKLRLVNNYNPKDFDWNPKQGRVFIIKSYSEDDIHRSIKYNIWCSTEHGNKRLDAAYRSLGAKGPLYLLFSVNGSGHFCGVAEMRSPVDYNTCAGVWSQDKWKGRFDVRWIFVKDVPNSQLRHIRLENNENKPVTNSRDTQEVPLDKARQVLKIIAGYKHTTSIFDDFSHYEKRQEEEECVKKVEVQGSEPYPSNPNPSRSHYRLQERQGRVK from the exons ATGTCAGCCAGCAGCCTTCTTGAACAG AGACCGAAAGGCCAAGGAAACAAAG TCCAAAACGGAGCTGTGACCCAAAAGGATACTTTGAATGATGATGAGTTTGAGCCTTACCTGAACACTCAGGCCAGACAG AGCAATGCCTACACGGCCATGTCAGACTCATACATGCCCAGTTACTACAGCCCTTCCATAGGATTCTCCTACTCCCTGAACGAGGCGGCCTGGTCCACAGGTGGTGACCCGCCCATGCCTTACCTGGCCTCGTACGGACAGCTGAGCAACGGGGAGCACCACTTCCTGCCCGACGCCATGTTCGGCCAGCCTGGCCCGTTGGGCAGCAACCCTTTCCTGGGGCAGCACGGTTTCAACTTCTTCCCCAGCGGCATTGACTTCTCCGCCTGGAGCAACAGCAGCTCACAGGGACAGTCCACGCAGAGCTCCGGCTACAGCAGCAGCTACGCTTACGCGCCCAGCTCCCTTGGGGGCGCCATGATCGATGGACAGTCACCCTTTGCCCAGAATGAGCCGCTCAACAAGGCCCCTGGCATGAACAGCCTGGACCAGGGTATGTCGGGTCTTAAGATTGGAGCTGGGGACATGGGTGCCCCAAAGGTGGTGGGCTCCGGCCTCCCGGGGGGGACCCTGAATCATGCCCACAGCCAGGTGTCTGGGGGAGCTCCCAGCATGCCACTGGCTCCTGTTTCCATGGCTCCCGCTAAGCCAGCCTCCTGGGCGGACATTGCCAGCAAGCCGGCCAAGCCGCAGCCCAAGCTGAAAACCAAGGGGGGTGTGGCAGGGACCAACCTGCCACCGCCGCCCATCAAACACAACATGGACATTGGCACTTGGGACAACAAGGGGACCATGCCCAAAGCGTCCACCCCCCAGCAAGCACCTCTTCCCAGCAACGGGCAGCCGACCAATCAGGCATCTCCTCATCCGGGCGCCACGGCCGGAGGGACCCCGCACCTGCCCCTTAGCAACGGACAGTTGGTGGCGCCATCGGCCCAAATGGGGCAGCATCAGACCCCCCCCAACGGGCAGCTGCAGTTCTCCCAGGGCCCGCCGCTGGCCTCCCAACCCTCTCAGCCCACCCGCTGGGTCCCCCCGCGGAACCGAACCAACGGCTTCGGGGACGCAGGCGGGGGGCCCGGGCAGTCGCCCCCGAACTCTGGTGTGGGAGGGGTGCCGGTGCCCTCGGACCCCCACCCCGTGCTGGAGAAGCTGCGCCTCGTCAACAACTACAACCCCAAGGACTTTGACTGGAACCCCAAGCAGGGCCGCGTGTTCATCATCAAGAGCTACTCGGAGGATGACATCCACCGCTCCATCAAATACAACATCTGGTGCAGCACGGAGCACGGCAACAAGCGCCTGGACGCCGCTTACCGCTCGCTGGGGGCCAAGGGGCCCCTCTACCTGCTCTTCAGCGTCAACGGCAGCGGCCACTTCTGTGGCGTGGCGGAGATGCGCTCGCCCGTGGACTACAACACGTGCGCCGGCGTGTGGTCGCAGGACAAGTGGAAGGGGCGCTTCGACGTCCGCTGGATCTTCGTCAAGGACGTTCCCAACAGCCAGCTTCGCCATATCCGCCTGGAGAACAACGAGAACAAGCCGGTAACCAACTCCCGGGACACGCAGGAGGTGCCCCTGGACAAGGCACGGCAGGTGCTGAAGATCATCGCCGGTTACAAGCACACCACCTCCATCTTTGACGACTTCTCCCACTACGAGAAgcggcaggaggaggaggagtgtgtgAAAAAG GTGGAGGTGCAAGGCAGTGAGCCGTACCCAAGTAATCCGAACCCGAGCAGGAGTCATTACAGACTTCAG GAGCGCCAAGGACGGGTCAAGTAA